In one Juglans regia cultivar Chandler chromosome 11, Walnut 2.0, whole genome shotgun sequence genomic region, the following are encoded:
- the LOC108992001 gene encoding EG45-like domain containing protein, whose protein sequence is MAIKIQSLLFLGLIVSFVSSASAIAGTATYYNVYVPSACYGYQDQGVMIAAASDALWDNGNACGRMYSVSCTGPTNAGVPQPCRNGPVTVKIVDRCPSPGCQATIDLSQEAFSQIADPAAGKINIDYNLV, encoded by the exons ATGGCAATCAAAATCCAATCTTTGCTTTTCTTGGGGCTCATTGTAAGCTTTGTCTCTTCAGCTTCCGCCATCGCAGGAACTGCCACATATTATAATGTTTATGTTC CATCTGCATGCTATGGCTACCAAGACCAAGGCGTTATGATCGCAGCAGCTAGTGATGCTCTGTGGGACAACGGGAATGCATGCGGTAGAATGTATAGCGTTAGCTGTACAGGCCCTACAAACGCAGGGGTGCCACAACCTTGTAGGAATGGTCCAGTCACGGTGAAGATTGTTGATCGTTGCCCTTCCCCTGGATGCCAAGCAACCATTGACCTCTCTCAGGAAGCCTTCTCCCAGATTGCTGATCCTGCTGCTGGAAAAATCAACATCGACTACAATCT GGTTTGA
- the LOC108992050 gene encoding metallothiol transferase FosB-like — MEIVEASSYGALPLLSLNHVSIMCRSVWDSVRFYEDILGFVLIKRPSSFNFNGAWLYNYGIGIHLIENPSIDHEFDTTPTEVRPINPKDNHISFQCTDVGLVISRLQDMGMRYVTALVEDEGNKVEQVFFHDPDGYMVELCNCENIPIIPISACAFKPMGQSFKKTEPSNCGFMEKVMMESLSMDMMNFSF, encoded by the exons ATGGAGATAGTGGAAGCAAGCAGCTATGGGGCACTGCCACTGCTCTCTTTGAACCATGTGTCTATTATGTGCAGATCAGTATGGGATTCAGTGCGGTTCTATGAAGATATCCTGGGCTTTGTTCTCATCAAACGCCCCTCTTCTTTCAATTTCAATGGAGCTTG GTTGTACAATTATGGCATTGGGATACACTTAATTGAGAACCCATCAATCGATCATGAGTTTGACACCACCCCCACTGAAGTGCGACCAATTAATCCCAAGGACAACCACATCTCCTTCCAG TGTACAGATGTCGGACTTGTGATAAGCAGGCTGCAAGACATGGGGATGAGGTACGTGACAGCTTTGGTGGAGGACGAAGGAAACAAGGTGGAACAGGTGTTCTTTCATGACCCAGATGGGTACATGGTCGAGCTCTGCAACTGCGAGAACATCCCTATAATTCCTATCTCTGCCTGCGCTTTCAAGCCCATGGGGCAAAGCTTCAAGAAGACCGAACCCAGCAACTGTGGATTCATGGAGAAGGTGATGATGGAGAGCCTGAGCATGGACATGAtgaacttttcattttaa